In Setaria viridis chromosome 5, Setaria_viridis_v4.0, whole genome shotgun sequence, the genomic stretch TTTGGCGTGTGCAGACGCGAGAGTTGGGATGTATTTTTCTCTGCACCTTATTAGTTTGATGTCTGGTAGTGTCAGATGATGTTTCACGGTCCATGCCTCCATAGTATACTGACCCAGAGCTTTGATTTTAAGATTTTTTGTAACTCAGGTTGTTAGGTGATTGACAGTTCCGGAGTACCGTCTATTTTGACTGTTCTTAACAAAATACCACTCCGATCATTTAGAACTTAACCAAACTATGTTTGCAGAATGTAGACAGTTTCTCCCGTGCACACCATGACACCATCGCCTTCTTCACTGGTCTCCTACCTTCTTTGGCACCTCTCTCCTGTGAGGTATGTGACGTCCGCTCATGACTGATGGTTGTGGCCATTGTTTATTCAACTTCTGAAGCTTAACAGCAAAAACTGAATATGCTTCATAGTTCAGGACCTCTTAACTGGTGGGTAATCACACATACAGAACTCAGCCAACTCAGCAAGAGTCGTAACTTAACAATGACACAATGGCGAAAGACAAGATCATCTTTTCTTGATCATTCTTACAAACGTAACTATGCTAGGTAGAATGATAGATCATGTAACGCTAAATCAGATTTCAAACAATCATGACTCCATTAGGAGTTTCATTTTCAACAAAGCTTGCCGCACTGGAAGTTTCTGTGGAACACTACAAAATATTAGGGCAATACTCTGCAAGTGCTTCTAGCTGTAGCCTGTGGCTGCTCGAAACATTCCTTCTTGAGGTAAAATGATGGTATGTGGCCACAATTCATCCTACGAGTAGGAGAATTAAGACCCGAATAACTCGagcaagaaaaacaaaaaaaagaacattatTGCTCAAAGTAGTGCATACAGTGGAACAAGTTATTTTCCCTTCTTCTGTTCAGGAGCCCTCGATCCTATAATGCTACAGATGGGCTGATCCGGTGACTGAAGCAGCTTCAACGAGGGGTGAACTTTCAGGTCACGCATCAGCAGTTTTTGTCCTACATCCAACTCGCTCAGATCCACTTCAATGTATGGTGGTACAATGTCAGCGGGGCAGAGATACTTGACTGTTCTTTTTATGGTGTTGAAATAAGCTCCTGGAATTTTCAATATAAACACATTAGTCTGGATTATTATAAACAGATTTTAATCTTATAAACAAGATAGATATGAATACATAACTCACCCAAAGTTTATGCCAAAAGAGGGAATTGCAGACTTAGATAATGATGCAGGAATTCTAGCTAAAGCGGTATGAACATGATGCAGGTAATGTTTAAACATTCTGGGCAGAGTTTTTGAAATGAAAAATTCAGTGTATACAGAACTACAGATTCATACAAAAATGAATGGACATTTAGTTTAGTGTTAAAGTGATGGATCATCAAAATGTGCTACATACCTTTCCTGAGACCTGGTGAGGCATCCTCTCCAATGAACATCAGAGGAACATCTATTTTGAGAAGCGCAGAAGAAGGGGCTCTCATGAATGTGACAGTCAGAGGTTCATCAGTGCCAGCGTGCAGGTGTACCTGAATATGTTCAAACAAGATCCCGCATTAGCCATCATGGTAAATTCTATTAGTATACATAGAAGGTAATGAACATACATATTCATATTATTGTTCAACAGTCGACATACTTATTGTACTATGTCATCTGCTCTTGAGCATCCATTGAAAAAGTTCTATACTGTGAAATACATGCTAGTAGCCATCATCTAGTATAAGGCCAAATAGGTAATTAAATAATTCAAAATCAATACTGAGGAAGTCAGGAATAGcccaaacaaaagaaaaggaacagcTGAATCTGCAGTTGTAAATTAAAATGAATCCTCTTCCATAAGAAAATGCACATGCAGAACTGACTGCAAGAATTGCCAGTTGAATATGGACACCAGATCAGACAATTCCTGAATCCTCAGGGATGGTAATGAAACTGGTGCACTCACCTGAGGTAAAGGTCCTAGTACATTGCAGTACAGAAACTAAACCTAGATTTCTGATTGCTTCAGCTTTACCTCACTCCTAGTTTATTGGTCAATTTCATGTTTTCCACAACTAGATCAAAGTTAACATAAAAAGCACAACCACATGAACAAGATTCAACCAAGGGGCATCATCATCTTGTATCTGAAACCAATGTAACAGAGCAGTTAACCTAAAAAGCATAACCACAGGAACAAGATTCAACCAAGGGGCATCATCATCTTGTACCTTAAGCTAATGTAACAGAGTTTTTATGCTCAGATAAATCTGAACCAGTGTTGATTGAAGAATAACAAGCTATTTCAACTGCAATACCATTTCACATTTATTCGTATGTACCCTTCTAAAGCCACCAATCAATCTTGCTTTCCTCATTCCTCAACAAGTTAACACCATCGTCATAGATAAACCTACATGTTCACCTAGAAATGGAGCAATTCTAAAACAGCAACATAACTATTTCAATCCAAAACACCTATCCCTGTTTCCTAAGGATATAATCTTCTACAAAATGCCGGAGGGTCACGAACAGCACATTTCAAGCGGGGCATCTCAGTTGTTCAAGCTCAACTAAAAAACAGCAGAAATCGGAGATTAACAATTACAACCAATACAACAGAAGAGACACCCACCTTTCGCGGCAGGACGCGGACGCTCTCGACGAGTTCTCCCTGCCCGGCGTGCTGAGACCAAACCTGGAGCCTGAACAGcctggagaggaagaaggagcggCCGAGGTGGTCGACGAGCTTGCGGATCTGCTTGGACTGCACGGAGATGAGGCGCTTATTGCCACCCTCCTGGCCGTTCTCCTGCTCGAAGACGATGGAGGGGACGCGCCCGGCCTTGCGCTCCTTGGCAGAGACGTGGCGGCCCGAGGAGGCGCGCGGCACGGCGAGGATCACCTCGTCGTGCTTGGGGTTCGGCCGCGGGTGGCCCGGGAGGTAGTCGTACGGCGGGGAGAGCGGGTCGGCGCCGTGGTGGTCAGCCGGGGAGAcgaccgcctcggcggcggcggcggcggcggtgaggtggcggcggaggagggggagggtgaGGGTTTGGAGCGGTCGCCGGAGGAGCATGGTTGAGCGGCGTAGGGTTTTGGGGGAAGACGGTGGGGAGAGGAAGCGAGTGCGTCTGGGGCTTGGCCTGTCTTGGGGCGAGTGGAGCGAGGTGGGTGCTTAGGTCCCCGTGTGGGCTTTGGTGCTGGGCTCGGCGAGGCCCGTGGGCCGAAAAGTGGGAAAAAAACGCGTGGTGATGCGTTCGGAAGCAACTAGAAAACAGGCAGCGCGCCCCTTTGGAGTGAACCATCATAGGAAGATCTTTCGCTTTGTAAAATGGGGTGCTTTTTTTCCCAGCCTCCCTAGTTGCTTTGTAAAATGGAACTATGATGCTTGGTCGAAAGTCGAGCTGTGATGTGTCTCGCAGTGATCCAAGTGATATAACTGGAACCAAAAAGTGAATCTGCAAAGAATATGCCAAAATATTTAGGAAGCAATCCACAGACACATGCATCAATCAAATGGTTATTGTTGTGTATACTCCAGAAATGTTGCTGCAAACATTGGTAAAAAAACTGCTTCATCGTCGATGTTTTGAATTGGTGCTAATGTCGTTGAATGGCCAGCTCAATTGTGTTTTTGGTGCTCAAATGGCTCCTGTCAGATTACCACTATTAGCATTATCCGAGACTTGGAAATTCAGAAAACTAACTTCAAGAACTACCTTGCATGGAAGACTCAGTGCGTAATGGAGGTTTGAACTCATGGTACATAACAGATTGAAGGTAACGTTGCGTGGCGTGAGGAAGAACAATTTGCAGGAAGTAGATTGGGAAGGAAACTTGGCTAATAGAAATTAAGAATACATTGAGGTGAGTGAGGGCACATGCTCTCACTCAAATTTTGGATGCTAAACGTGTCAGCAAATTTTCATCATGCTAAAGTTTTTGATAACCTGTTTTCTCTTAAGGTGTGCCTTCCCGCAATATTTACTCTAGGTCCGCCCCCAGGAACCACCTTGttatctagtatttaaatgtaTACGGAAACTGAGTTGAACCATTTCTGAAGTTTGAGTACATTTGTCTGATGCTTCCGCAGATAGTTAACAGGTCAGTGTGCAGTTTCTCTATCCTCAGTGGTTCAGTCCATCATAAGAGCAATAAAATTTAAAAATTGTAATCAACTGGAAGATGTTGAAAGTACTAGAGAAAATCTAGGTGCATCTATTCTTATGTTTCAAATTTCTATTAAAATCAGGAAGGAATTAAATTGGTACCAACATTAGCACTACATATTTGTGCTAGATTGGTCCATGAATTAGTTGTCAATGCTCTGTGTGGAATAGAGGAGGTTGGTGAGCTAGCGGTTTTGGACCCTACGGTTAAGATAGAATGAAATAATCTTCGGCATTACTTGGGTTTCAGGCTTTTAGCACACATACAAAATAGTTGTTACTGAATCAAATTACTACAGATTGTTCACTACTAATTGATTTCCTTGACAAGGCAATATGTAAACTTCCTTAACCAGCATTCACGGAGCAGTCAAACACATCGAACATGCTAAGGGAAGTAAGGGCATTGGCATACCTCGTCGCACCAAATTTATCTAGGCAATGACCATCCTTGCTAGCTACGTGCTGGCGGCCTCCTGCTACTCCACGTTGACAATAATTCCGGTGCCGGCGCGAGCCAGACCGGGTTCTTCATGGGCGTCGTCGGCTGGTTGATGGCCTCGAAGTGGACGGCCTGATCTTGTCGCGAGTGAAATCTTGGCGCGcttcactcgcgagttccagctgCGCGAAGTGGCTGCTGGCCGCGGCACAAGCGAACTGGAGTCGCGTGTACCGGTGAGTTCAAGCCGCGTGTGCCAGCGTGCAGATCCTGCGACTTCAGCCGCACGAagcggccgccgtcgcggccgctTCGTGCTGACGCACGGCATCGACGTCATCGAGTCTCGGGAAGCGGCTTTCCTAGAATCGCGCGACGAGATGAGTTCACCGCCGTCTTACTCGGCAGCACGAGCCTTGCGGCGGGCAGCGGGGGGCCCGATAGGGGagagcggcgagcgcggcgcggcggctgtGCGTGCGGGCATCGAAGATCCACAACAACCGGAGCGTGctggaggaagctgggcaaGGCGAGGGGGACACGGCGGCGATCGCATAACCATGCCGGACGTTTAACAATATCAAAACGAGATTGCAAGACACTAAATACGCAGTCGACATCCTTCCTTACCCCTTCTTGATGTTGTGCATATAATTTATACTTCTCCGTATAAAGTTTTGATAATGTCTTCACGAAGGCAGCCCACTCTGGATAAATCCTGTCAGCAAGATAGTATCCTGTGTCATATTGCGTTCCATTTACAATATATTGTACTCTAGGGGCTTCTCCTTTTATCCCCTCAATGAATAACGGTGACTTACTTAGCACATTGATATCATTGTAGGCTCCAGCAGTACCAAAAAATACATGCCATATGCGAAGATCTCGTGATGCAACTGCTTCAAGGATCATAGTAGGAACACGTTTGTCACCACGAGTAAACATGCCGGCCCAACCTTTAGGACAATTCTTCCACGTCCAGTGCATACAGTCAATGCTTCCTATCATACCCGGAAAACCACGGGACTCATTATCTTGTAGAATTTTTTCAAGTTCATCACTTCTTGGAGGGCGCATGTACTCCACACCAAAGCACTCTATCACTCCTTGGGTAAATTTTTCTAAGCACAATAAAGATGTGCTCGCTGCAATCTTCAATACCTCATCAAGTTGGTCAGCTGGTGAGCCATATGCTAGCATTCGAATAGCTGCAGTACACTTTTGAAGGGGTGAGTGTCCATCTCTACCAGTTGCATCCACTCTTCGGGTGAAAAAGGGATCCCAATTACTGAGCTCTGACACAATTCGGAGGAATAATGGTTTCGACATCCGGAATCTCCTACGGAACATTTCGTCGGTGTAGATAGGATTTGCAGAGAAATAATTTGCAACAAGATCGTCGTGACCAGCTTCTCGATTACGTGGTATGTACCTTCTCAACCCACTttggcgatggcgacggcgacggcgaggtggtTCAGATGATTCCCCTTGAAACTTAGCCTTAATCTGGTTGCTGATTTTCCTCCAAAATTCTTCTAATCTTGCGTCCCCAGCAATGAAATCTTCAAGCGTGTATATCTCCGCTGGATCAAAATCTTCTTCGATGGCTTCATGTTTAGCGGACAGgccctcatcatcatcttcgaTGGCTTCATCAGGTGCTTCATCACCGGATAGGGCTTCAGGTTCCAGTTCTTCGCAGTGGATTCGATTGACATTGATAGAAATGTGGAGAAAAGAAGCATCTATGTACAGTGGCACCGATGGCCATGTATTTATACTGGAATATGTTACACATTTCACACCTGAAGCACAGGTTCACACCTAAGTTACGGATATCACACCTCAAGCAATATGTTGGGTTTACACCTAAGTTACAGATATCACACCTCAAGCAATATGTTGGGTTCACACCTAAGTTACAGATTTCACACCTTAAGCACAGGTTCACACTGATGGGCAAGTAATATGTTACTATCTGATTAGTACAACGCCAAGACCACAGCAAGTGTTCAGTTCACTAAAAATAAGATCACCAAGTAATATGTTACTATATGATTAGTGCAACTGCCATTCAATTTTTCATAGATTAGAGCCATCTAAATTTTCCCTTCGAAGCATCTCATGACAGGATGCACAATGACAGGCATCTCATATGCACAATGACAGGCATCTTATGATTCATGAACAAGAACCATAATCATATATGTTTAACAGCTTGACCACCTTATCTCAGATATCAACAATAAACCTGTGTAGCTGCTCATCTCATCTCAATGCTAATAGGAACTCATCTCCATAATCTAATACAAGTAAAAAAGCAAACATAAATCAGTACTGCATGCAGATGAAGGGCATTCAAGAGATAAGGGCACAACACTTTATGCTAGTTGTAAAATACATGCTGATGCATATTTCTAGTTGTAAAATACATGTTGATGCATAGTCTAGAGACTCTGCAGACTGGTTGTTCATATTTGAAATGGATGGCATGTCCTGCATCTCAATTTGTTTGTATCTTTTAGTTAGTCATAAATTAGCATGTTTATCCTATTTTCCTTACTGAAAATGCAGTTAACTTGTTAATACCATGAACCGTATGCTTCTGGACCTGAATATTGTAAATCTTTACTACCTGGTTGTGAAAAAAATTGGAGCAAGAACTGGTCTGGACCTGAAATTGTTAATCTTATTACAGGCTCTGCTATCACTAGACCCATCAACAAGGTAAAGTGATGATCTTGATCAAGTGATCATTCATTATCAGAATGATAATTTAGGTTCCCCTTGGGATTAAATAATTTAGATTACCTGGATCACCTCCCTGAGTTTTGGTGGCCGCATTTTCGTGCTTATCTCCATCTCCAGCAGCTGGGCATCGTGAGCCTTCTTATCTGCGGCTGCTTTGGCCGCAGAGGCAGTCCGCAAGGCGAGCAACTCGTCAGCCCTCGCGCGCTGCAGCTCTCCGAAGGGCACGTCGGCTAGTGCGTGCTccagctcccgctcccgctccgcATCCTCGTCGTCGCTCCCTGACTTGGACTCCGAccccgacgacgaggaggccgcaGCCCTGCCAGCCATGgcggcgcggccatggcgcgAGGGGGGGGATCAGCTATTGTCCGCGCGGGAGGTCGATTTGGCGCCTGCGGAGCTTGAGTCGACAGCGGCGGAGGTcgaatcggcggcggcggagatgctCCTGGCAGAGCTTGCTCGATGCGCGGGGAAAACAACGAcgcggggagaggaggaggagatggattTGGCGCGAAAAAATCCCACGCGCGCCCAAATTGCTGTCCGCGCGGGATCCGCGTGTGGTCAATGGAGACGAGGGCCGTACAACGCTGCTGAACCGTCTCTTCCCGCCTCGGAGCACGGGACGTCGCCGTTGTCTCGCGAGGCTCGTCGCCTGGGCGAGAGAAGGTCTTTTTTGCAAAAGTGTTGGCTCGCAGACAGCT encodes the following:
- the LOC117857610 gene encoding uncharacterized protein encodes the protein MLLRRPLQTLTLPLLRRHLTAAAAAAEAVVSPADHHGADPLSPPYDYLPGHPRPNPKHDEVILAVPRASSGRHVSAKERKAGRVPSIVFEQENGQEGGNKRLISVQSKQIRKLVDHLGRSFFLSRLFRLQVWSQHAGQGELVESVRVLPRKVHLHAGTDEPLTVTFMRAPSSALLKIDVPLMFIGEDASPGLRKGAYFNTIKRTVKYLCPADIVPPYIEVDLSELDVGQKLLMRDLKVHPSLKLLQSPDQPICSIIGSRAPEQKKGK
- the LOC117856369 gene encoding uncharacterized protein → MFRRRFRMSKPLFLRIVSELSNWDPFFTRRVDATGRDGHSPLQKCTAAIRMLAYGSPADQLDEVLKIAASTSLLCLEKFTQGVIECFGVEYMRPPRSDELEKILQDNESRGFPGMIGSIDCMHWTWKNCPKGWAGMFTRGDKRVPTMILEAVASRDLRIWHVFFGTAGAYNDINVLSKSPLFIEGIKGEAPRVQYIVNGTQYDTGYYLADRIYPEWAAFVKTLSKLYTEKYKLYAQHQEGVRKDVDCVFSVLQSRFDIVKRPAWLCDRRRVPLALPSFLQHAPVVVDLRCPHAQPPRRARRSPLSGPPLPAARLVLPSKTAVNSSRRAILGKPLPETR